One genomic segment of Tursiops truncatus isolate mTurTru1 chromosome 11, mTurTru1.mat.Y, whole genome shotgun sequence includes these proteins:
- the ZBED4 gene encoding zinc finger BED domain-containing protein 4 produces the protein MENHQETRPEAGRDFVSDQIHFKIEEEDDDHIADHSLERMDFRNEQENRKRAGSGDERAEGREASCGCQPPGRRVSPDPEDDYGALLSQYNSTLYSVAMEAVTQSLLSGRGISSRKKSPAWKHFFISPRDSTKAICTYCMKEFSRGKNEKDLSTSCLMRHVRRAHPTVLVEENGSAPAPAPLPAPLPQLPPPPTDAGDPGTVLSPGKLVPRTASKSPSPHQVTEELGSVVSSEEAPSDVSVSERYSRDEALAGPPPQPPSLHCDEPAENGAEKNLPLPRSASGSRRRSAVWKHFYLSPLDNSKAVCIHCMNEFSRGKNGKDLGTSCLIRHMWRAHRSIVLRENGGGAGVPPPYSAPPTLLPTPPPPDGEPSPTSSSPGKPVQDSTSAPSSPDRLAEDPPAHWNLGDTQVEDAWALSSSSDVGEASWASSPEKQPGDTPSPRPLESGAVFQQNKKVMRRLKSEVWHHFSLAPTDSLKAVCRHCGCVISRGKKGDVGTSCLMRHLYRRHPEVVGNQKGFLGASLANSPYATLASAETSSSRLTDLPTMVTKNNQVMFPVNSKKTSKLWNHFSICSADPTKVVCLHCGRTISRGKKPTNLGTSCLLRHLQRFHGGVLKPDAPRTAPPSPPGARGPLSSESAGASSCDDTSEKFYDSHPVAKKITSLIAEMIALDLQPYSFVDNVGFNRLLGYLKPQYSLPPPSYFSRTAIPGMYDNVKHIIMSHLQEAESGVVHFTSGIWMSSQTREYLTLTAHWVTFESSARPHREDHHCSALLDVSQVDCDYSGGSVQKQLECWWEAWVTSTGLQVGITVTDSPSIGKALNEGARSSVQCFSHTVSLIVSEAIKSQRMVQNLLSTARKICERVHRSPRAKAKLAELQKEYELPPHHLLQDVPSKWNTSFHMLERLIEQKRAVNELSVECNFRELISCDQWEVMQSVCRALKPFDAARREMSTHESTLSQVIPMIHILNRRVEMLFEETMGIDTMLKSLREAMVSRLSATLHDPRYVLATLLDPRYKASLFSEEEAEQYKQDLIRELETLNSTSEPTPVSNGCDPGSPPRDCAGEESLWSLMAKMKKTEPRGRTKVPEDMVLAYLEEEVLEHSCDPLAYWNLKRAAWPGLSTLAVRFLGCPPSIVPSERLFSTPTENGSFGQSRLTMEHFEKLIFLKVNLPLICFQY, from the coding sequence ATGGAGAATCACCAGGAGACGCGTCCGGAAGCGGGCAGGGATTTTGTTTCtgatcaaatacattttaaaatagaagaggaagatgACGATCACATCGCTGATCACAGTTTGGAAAGAATGGACTTTAGAAATGAGCAGGAGAACAGGAAACGGGCTGGCAGCGGGGATGAAcgggcagagggcagagaggcGAGCTGTGGCTGCCAGCCCCCGGGGAGGCGCGTCTCTCCTGACCCCGAGGACGACTACGGGGCCCTATTGTCACAGTATAACAGCACCCTGTACAGCGTGGCCATGGAGGCCGTGACGCAGAGCCTGCTCTCCGGCCGCGGCATCAGCTCCAGGAAGAAGTCCCCGGCTTGGAAGCATTTTTTCATCTCACCCCGGGATAGCACGAAGGCCATCTGTACGTACTGCATGAAGGAGTTCAGCAGGGGCAAGAACGAGAAGGACCTGAGCACCAGCTGTCTGATGCGGCACGTGAGGCGGGCGCACCCCACCGTTCTTGTGGAGGAAAACGGCAGCGCGCCGGCCCcggcccccctccctgcccctctgccgCAGCTCCCGCCGCCGCCCACTGATGCCGGAGACCCGGGCACTGTCCTGTCACCTGGCAAACTCGTCCCCAGAACGGCCTCTAAGAGCCCGTCTCCCCATCAGGTGACAGAGGAACTTGGCTCTGTGGTTTCTTCCGAAGAGGCCCCCTCCGACGTGTCAGTCTCTGAGAGGTACAGCAGGGATGAAGCCCTGGCGGGGccgcctccccagccccccagcctccACTGCGACGAGCCTGCAGAGAACGGGGCTGAGAAAAACCTCCCCCTGCCCAGGAGCGCATCCGGGTCCAGGAGGAGGTCTGCCGTCTGGAAGCACTTCTACCTGTCGCCCCTGGACAACTCCAAGGCCGTGTGCATCCACTGCATGAACGAGTTCAGCCGGGGAAAGAACGGGAAGGACCTGGGCACCAGCTGCCTCATCAGGCACATGTGGCGGGCACACCGCTCCATCGTGCTTCGGGAAAACGGCGGGGGTGCTGGCGTGCCGCCCCCCTACTCTGCACCCCCAACCCTGCTGCCCACCCCGCCGCCGCCTGACGGAGAGCCCAGCCCCACGTCCTCGTCTCCGGGGAAGCCGGTGCAGGACTCCACCTCTGCGCCCTCCTCCCCCGACCGGCTGGCGGAAGACCCGCCAGCACACTGGAACCTCGGAGACACGCAGGTGGAAGACGCGTGGGCGTTGTCCTCCTCCTCTGACGTGGGTGAGGCCTCATGGGCGTCCTCTCCCGAGAAGCAGCCGGGCGACACGCCCAGCCCTCGCCCACTCGAGTCCGGTGCCGTGTTCCAGCAGAACAAGAAGGTCATGAGGAGGCTGAAGTCGGAAGTCTGGCATCACTTCTCGCTGGCCCCCACGGACAGCCTCAAGGCTGTGTGCAGGCACTGTGGCTGCGTCATCAGCCGGGGCAAGAAGGGTGACGTGGGCACGAGCTGTTTGATGCGGCATCTCTACAGGCGCCACCCGGAGGTCGTTGGGAACCAGAAGGGCTTTCTGGGGGCCAGCCTGGCGAATTCGCCATACGCCACCTTGGCTTCTGCAGAAACTTCCTCCTCCAGATTAACTGACCTGCCGACCATGGTCACAAAAAACAATCAAGTTATGTTTCCCGTCAACAGCAAAAAGACCTCCAAGTTGTGGAATCACTTTTCTATCTGCTCCGCAGACCCCACGAAGGTCGTGTGCTTGCACTGTGGCCGGACGATCAGCAGAGGCAAGAAGCCGACCAACCTGGGCACCAGCTGTCTCCTGAGGCACCTGCAGAGGTTCCACGGCGGCGTGCTGAAGCCCGACGCCCCCAGGACGGCGCCACCCTCCCCTCCTGGTGCCCGTGGGCCCCTGAGCTCAGAGTCGGCAGGCGCCTCCTCCTGCGATGACACCAGCGAGAAGTTTTATGATTCGCATCCAGTTGCCAAAAAAATAACAAGTCTCATTGCTGAAATGATCGCACTTGACCTCCAGCCGTACTCGTTTGTGGACAACGTTGGCTTCAACAGGCTGCTCGGATACTTGAAACCTCAGTACTCTCTGCCCCCTCCGTCCTACTTCTCCAGGACGGCCATCCCAGGTATGTACGACAATGTGAAACACATCATCATGTCACATCTCCAGGAAGCCGAGAGCGGTGTGGTCCACTTCACGTCTGGAATCTGGATGAGCAGCCAGACCCGGGAGTACCTGACCCTCACCGCCCACTGGGTCACCTTTGAGTCGTCGGCCCGACCGCACCGCGAGGACCACCACTGCTCGGCGCTGCTGGACGTGTCGCAGGTCGACTGCGACTACAGCGGCGGCAGCGTCCAGAAGCAGCTGGAGTGCTGGTGGGAGGCCTGGGTGACGTCCACTGGCCTGCAGGTGGGCATCACAGTCACCGACAGCCCCAGCATAGGGAAGGCGCTGAACGAGGGGGCCCGCTCGAGCGTGCAGTGCTTCAGTCACACGGTCAGCCTCATCGTCAGCGAGGCCATCAAGAGCCAGAGGATGGTCCAGAACCTACTCAGCACCGCACGGAAAATATGCGAACGGGTCCACCGGTCGCCCCGGGCGAAAGCGAAGCTGGCAGAGCTGCAGAAGGAGTACGAGCTGCCgccccaccacctcctccaggacgTCCCGTCCAAGTGGAACACGTCGTTTCACATGCTGGAGCGGCTTATCGAGCAGAAGAGGGCGGTGAACGAGCTGTCTGTCGAGTGTAACTTCCGGGAGCTCATCAGCTGCGACCAGTGGGAGGTGATGCAGTCCGTGTGCCGTGCGCTGAAGCCCTTCGACGCCGCCAGGCGGGAGATGAGCACCCACGAGTCCACGCTCAGCCAGGTCATCCCCATGATCCACATCCTCAACAGGAGGGTGGAGATGCTGTTCGAGGAGACCATGGGCATCGACACCATGCTCAAGTCCCTCAGGGAGGCCATGGTGAGCCGCCTGTCCGCCACCCTCCACGACCCCAGGTACGTGCTGGCCACCCTGCTGGACCCGCGCTACAAAGCCTCCCTCTTCTCCGAGGAGGAGGCGGAGCAGTACAAGCAGGACttgatcagggaactagaaaCGCTGAATTCTACCTCAGAGCCCACGCCCGTCTCCAACGGATGCGACCCGGGCTCCCCACCGCGAGACTGTGCCGGCGAGGAGAGCCTGTGGTCACTCATGGCCAAGATGAAGAAGACCGAGCCCAGAGGGAGGACGAAGGTCCCGGAGGACATGGTGCTCGCGTacctggaggaggaggtgctgGAGCACAGCTGTGACCCGCTCGCCTACTGGAACCTGAAGAGGGCGGCCTGGCCGGGCCTCTCCACCTTGGCCGTGCGGTTTCTGGGCTGCCCCCCGAGCATCGTTCCCTCCGAGAGGCTGTTCAGCACACCCACTGAGAACGGCAGCTTTGGCCAGTCCCGGCTCACGATGGAGCATTTCGAGaaacttatttttctgaaagtGAATCTTCCCTTAATATGCTTCCAGTATTGA